One genomic segment of Candidatus Polarisedimenticolia bacterium includes these proteins:
- a CDS encoding radical SAM protein, whose product MSLHPRQLGENRYVYAVHSRRARGISIGINLNPDKICNFDCIYCQVDRTTPPALREVDEIRLLEELEAVLRRGKDGTLFGEPRFADVPAGRRRLADISFAGDGEPTTYPRFLEVVGQVVSLKERLGLQGLKIAVLTNATVLDRPAVKEALAVLDRSDGEIWAKLDAGTEAYYELVCVPGGARFAKILANLLEAARIRPLVIQSLFLKLSGEGPSEPEIEAYAVKLRNILDQGGGIKLVQIYTVARKPPTSEVEPLTDEEVDGIVERVRRDTGLRVEGYYGSRTWTA is encoded by the coding sequence ATGAGCCTCCACCCGAGGCAATTGGGCGAGAACCGCTACGTCTACGCCGTTCATTCGCGGCGGGCGCGCGGCATCTCGATCGGGATCAACCTCAATCCCGACAAGATCTGCAATTTCGACTGCATCTACTGCCAGGTGGACCGGACCACGCCTCCCGCGCTGCGGGAGGTGGACGAGATCCGGCTGCTGGAGGAGCTGGAGGCGGTCCTGCGCCGCGGCAAGGACGGCACGCTGTTCGGCGAGCCGCGCTTTGCCGACGTACCGGCCGGGAGGCGCCGCCTGGCCGACATCAGCTTCGCGGGAGACGGAGAGCCGACGACCTATCCTCGGTTCCTGGAGGTGGTTGGGCAGGTTGTCTCATTGAAGGAGCGGCTGGGATTGCAGGGGCTGAAGATTGCCGTGCTGACCAACGCGACGGTGCTGGATCGGCCGGCGGTCAAGGAAGCGCTGGCGGTGCTGGACCGCAGCGACGGCGAGATCTGGGCGAAGCTCGACGCCGGGACCGAGGCCTACTACGAGCTCGTCTGCGTCCCGGGCGGAGCCCGCTTCGCGAAGATTCTCGCCAACCTGCTGGAGGCGGCGCGCATCCGGCCCCTCGTGATCCAGAGCCTGTTCCTGAAACTGAGCGGAGAAGGCCCTTCCGAGCCGGAGATCGAGGCGTACGCCGTGAAGCTGCGGAATATCTTGGACCAGGGCGGGGGCATCAAGCTGGTGCAGATCTACACGGTGGCCCGCAAGCCGCCGACTTCCGAGGTGGAGCCCCTGACTGACGAGGAAGTGGATGGCATCGTCGAGCGGGTGCGACGGGATACCGGGCTGCGCGTCGAAGGCTACTACGGCTCCCGGACGTGGACGGCATGA
- a CDS encoding NAD-dependent epimerase/dehydratase family protein produces MNGPSIFLSGVTGFIGKRLLPLLLAEGKRIHVIVRDPAKLRMPEGAPLRIFSGDIADPGVVTRAMEGCEAGYHLAAQVQSGRPAADYERSNVIGTRNVLSTAKAMGVQRLVYSSSIIVYANDTAEMKDESSRVGGETFLSDYHRTKYYAHLEAARFAAEGLPVVPVMPASVFGPHDPSDANRVFTWCRRFKHGWVPHWLPEGGRTVLNVVYGEDVARGILLAMHRGTPGEGYILGGENISIRDLLGRIGSLAGDSRPFKSFPVGPLVPLAALSEGIAKITRTRPLLRSGLVRSMRLAWAFSSDKARRELDYTVTPFEAALKATFESA; encoded by the coding sequence GTGAACGGCCCATCCATCTTCCTCAGCGGCGTCACCGGCTTCATCGGCAAGCGTCTTCTCCCCCTGCTCCTGGCGGAAGGCAAGCGCATTCATGTCATCGTGCGCGATCCCGCGAAGCTGCGCATGCCGGAAGGGGCGCCGCTGCGCATCTTCAGCGGCGACATCGCCGATCCCGGCGTCGTGACCCGGGCGATGGAGGGGTGCGAGGCCGGTTACCACCTGGCGGCGCAAGTCCAGAGCGGCCGTCCCGCCGCCGACTACGAGCGCAGCAACGTCATCGGAACGCGCAACGTCCTCTCCACCGCCAAGGCGATGGGGGTGCAGCGGCTCGTCTACTCCTCGTCGATCATCGTTTATGCCAACGATACTGCTGAGATGAAGGACGAGTCGTCGCGGGTCGGCGGCGAGACGTTCCTGAGCGACTATCACCGGACCAAGTACTACGCCCACCTGGAAGCCGCCCGCTTCGCCGCCGAGGGGCTTCCCGTCGTTCCGGTGATGCCCGCCTCGGTCTTCGGGCCGCACGATCCTTCCGACGCGAACCGCGTCTTCACCTGGTGCCGCCGATTCAAGCATGGCTGGGTGCCGCACTGGCTGCCGGAAGGAGGCCGCACGGTGCTCAACGTGGTCTACGGCGAGGACGTGGCGCGCGGCATCCTGCTGGCCATGCACCGCGGAACGCCGGGAGAAGGCTACATCCTGGGCGGGGAGAACATCTCCATACGCGACCTGCTGGGGCGCATCGGCTCCCTGGCCGGCGACTCCCGCCCTTTCAAGAGCTTTCCCGTCGGCCCGCTCGTGCCGCTGGCGGCGCTCTCGGAGGGCATCGCCAAAATAACAAGGACCAGGCCGCTCCTGAGAAGCGGCCTGGTCCGTTCGATGCGTCTCGCCTGGGCTTTTTCGTCCGACAAGGCCCGCCGCGAGCTCGATTAC